A single Marinitoga aeolica DNA region contains:
- a CDS encoding biotin transporter BioY: protein MKNKISLLGLFTAFLIVTSWIKIPTPFGVPFTLQVFGVILTIYFLKKDAWKAVLIYVLLGAIGLPVFAGFGGGISVIFGPTGGYIIGFLIATLVAYLPFNNIINGFLAIFIIYIFGVSGLMIKLDLSLIKAIKIGFLPFILFDSIKVILGYYTYKLTQKYEINIIRN, encoded by the coding sequence ATGAAAAATAAAATATCATTATTGGGATTATTTACAGCATTTTTGATAGTAACATCATGGATTAAAATTCCAACACCATTTGGGGTACCTTTTACTCTACAGGTTTTTGGAGTTATATTAACGATCTATTTTTTAAAGAAAGATGCATGGAAAGCAGTTTTAATATATGTATTATTGGGAGCTATTGGGTTACCAGTTTTTGCAGGATTCGGAGGAGGTATTTCGGTAATTTTTGGTCCAACTGGAGGGTATATAATAGGATTTTTAATAGCAACACTTGTTGCATATTTACCTTTTAATAATATTATTAACGGATTTTTAGCTATTTTTATTATTTATATTTTTGGTGTGTCTGGATTAATGATTAAACTTGATTTATCTTTAATAAAAGCGATTAAAATAGGATTTTTACCATTTATACTATTTGATTCAATAAAAGTTATACTTGGATATTATACATATAAGTTAACACAGAAATATGAAATTAATATAATAAGAAATTAG
- a CDS encoding ABC transporter permease, whose product MNSVLSSILSWDFIASGIRVTTPILLAALGALIAELAGTPNIALEGTMLFSAFVGVIISGFTQSLWLSVLGALLTGIIMSSILAYFSLKLKTDIIMAAIALNIFASGGTIYALYLLTGDKGSSASLKSLVLPNVDIPILKDIPILGNILSGHHILTYVAIILVFLVQYMLYRTPLGLRIRSVGESPDAARSVGISVFKTQYIALIMSGMLASLGGIFLSMGYVSWFARDMTSGRGFIALAAQALGGTSAYGVALGSLLFGFSEALSFSLQFLNIPYEVTQSMPFIITVGALAFYAWNKAKNKKNRDI is encoded by the coding sequence ATGAATAGTGTATTAAGTTCTATTTTATCATGGGATTTTATAGCATCGGGAATTAGGGTTACAACACCAATACTTTTAGCAGCATTGGGGGCATTAATTGCAGAATTAGCTGGAACTCCAAACATAGCACTCGAAGGAACTATGCTATTTTCAGCTTTTGTAGGTGTAATTATAAGCGGATTTACCCAAAGTTTATGGCTATCAGTATTAGGAGCATTATTAACAGGAATAATTATGTCGTCAATATTAGCTTATTTTTCATTAAAATTAAAAACAGATATAATTATGGCGGCAATAGCATTAAATATATTTGCAAGTGGTGGAACAATATATGCTCTATATTTATTAACTGGAGATAAAGGATCCTCGGCATCATTAAAATCTTTGGTTTTACCTAATGTTGATATACCTATATTAAAAGATATACCAATATTAGGAAATATATTAAGTGGTCACCATATTTTAACTTATGTAGCCATAATATTGGTATTTTTAGTTCAATATATGTTATATAGAACTCCTCTTGGATTAAGAATTAGATCTGTTGGTGAATCACCAGACGCAGCTCGTTCTGTTGGTATTTCTGTATTTAAAACACAATATATAGCTTTAATTATGAGTGGTATGCTTGCAAGTTTGGGCGGTATATTTTTATCAATGGGTTATGTTTCATGGTTTGCAAGAGACATGACTTCAGGTAGAGGTTTTATTGCATTAGCAGCACAAGCGTTAGGTGGAACATCAGCATACGGAGTTGCGTTAGGGTCATTATTGTTTGGATTTTCAGAAGCCTTATCATTCTCACTGCAATTCTTAAATATTCCATATGAAGTTACACAATCAATGCCGTTTATTATAACAGTAGGTGCATTAGCTTTTTATGCATGGAATAAAGCTAAAAACAAGAAAAATAGAGATATTTGA